From the Psilocybe cubensis strain MGC-MH-2018 chromosome 9, whole genome shotgun sequence genome, one window contains:
- a CDS encoding NADP-dependent alcohol dehydrogenase 6, with protein sequence MAANVTFKGYAIEDTSKSYDFKLIEYQPKPLGDFDVDIKIAFCGVCGTDIHTITGGWGTPLLPVVPGHEIAGHVVSVGPQVKTIKVGDRVGVGCSDVVYTYNCKYPECGTIAKGGYANGIRVNERFVFPIPDGLKLEEAAPMFCGGLTVYSPLVRNGAGHFALQFAKALECDEVIAFSHSRRKEDDAKKLGATKFVATGETGFEIPYKRTLDIIIVTTDVVSGIALDELMSTLVPGGRLIMVAIPDDKLPAMSKGTLFSSGLYGGSVLGSKKEAVEMLQLACDKGIKPWIDVIPMSEAAKAVQGVKNGLPRYRYVLKQDIDQ encoded by the exons ATGGCAGCCAACGTCACTTTCAAAGGATACGC CATCGAAGATACGAGCAAATCGTATGATTTCAAGTTGATTGAATACCAGCCTAAACCGTTGGGGGATTTCGATGTCGATATCAAGATCGCGTTCTGCGGTGTATGTGGGACTGAT ATCCATACCATCACTGGTGGATGGGGAACTCCCCTTCTG CCTGTCGTTCCTGGTCATGAAATTGCTGGCCATGTTGTTTCAGTTGGGCCTCAAGTTAAGACCATTAAAGTTGGTGACCGCGTTGGTGTAGG CTGCTCCGATGTTGTCTACACATACAACTGCAAGTACCCAGAG TGCGGGACCATTGCCAAAGGAGGTTATGCAAACGGGATTCGCGTCAATGAACGATTCGTTTTCCCTATCCCTGACGGCCTTAAGTTGGAGGAAGCTGCACCTATGTTCTGCGGAGGACTCACAGTCTACTCGCCACTAGTTAGGAACGGAGCTGG TCACTTCGCTCTTCAATTCGCGAAGGCTCTTGAATGCGATGAAGTTATTGCTTTCTCGCATTCGAGAAGAAAGGAG GACGATGCCAAAAAGCTTGGTGCTACCAAATTTGTTGCTACAGGCGAGACCGGTTTCGAGATCCCATACAAGCGCACTCTAGATATAATCATC GTTACTACCGATGTCGTTTCTGGAATCGCTTTGGATGAATTAATGAGCACCCTTGTACCCGGCGGTCGGCTCATCATGGTGGCCATCCCCGACGATAAACTTcctgccatgtccaaggGCACCCTCTTTTCGAGTGGCCTCTACGGTGGTAGCGTGCT CGGCAGCAAGAAAGAGGCTGTTGAGATGCTGCAGCTCGCTTGCGATAAAGGGATTAAACCTTGGATTGATGTTATCCCTA TGTCTGAAGCGGCAAAAGCTGTCCAAGGTGTTAAGAACGGCCTCCCAAGGTACCGTTATGTGTTGAA GCAAGATATTGATCAATAG